From the genome of Ooceraea biroi isolate clonal line C1 chromosome 10, Obir_v5.4, whole genome shotgun sequence:
aactaataattaaataggaGAGAAAACTCTACGAGAGAAAATTTATGAGAATCCGTGTTTCCTCACATTTAGTTTGCATTGTCGCATCAAacgttttttttcttaacgATTACCGCTGAGGCTTTCATTAATACCGCTATGAGTGTTCGCACACGTAATAATACGTTTAAGTAATCCAAGGTGCTTCTTCAATTGGTCATGATAGTTCGCATTTCACCGATTCACTAATCTCATCGTTTGCAATAAATCGAGAAATCGAATTAACTTGCAAGTTAATAGGGAAATACGACGGTACCACCGTGGTAATGTTCTCAGTTGCCGAGACAGCTTGCCGAAGTACTATTTTTACGTTGAATACATAAACGCTACCTCTTGCCAGGGCATACCTAGACGGACCTTAAATATTTCCGAGTCACCTTGGTAATTCCGTATCGTAGATTTCAGTCCGAGTGAATTTCAAACGAGATTTTTGTCATCTCACAAATCGCTGCGTATTTTATCTGGAAAACAAATGTAAATAGCACGAAATTAAGTTTAAAGCTTTTTGACttgatacatatatacgtgtattaGAGAAACTCGTTTTTCCGAGGGACTGTTGAATCCTGCGATAGAAAATCCGAGTGTTCGCCTTCGTTATtgtttaagaataaaaatctaCCTGAAGTGTGAcctaaaatgaaatattcgtACAGAAACGAAAACAGCAGATTAATTATATAGTTAGCCAAATTGAAAAACAATGCTCTTCCAGAAGAAATGTAACGATATTACACGTAGTATACTcgcgtaatataattatattattatttaattaatagtgATAACTGCAATAAGACAAACATAAAGGGAAGCATCATTATATATCGCAGATGACaatgtgtaaatataaattaaatgcacAAAAAGAagtgataaaaagaaaaggaatagAGAAAACTCATGCAGCGCAGAGTTCTTTTTTCAACGCGCTTAAAACTTGGAAAGATTATTTACATTCATTTATAtgacttatttaatttatataatttatttaatatgtatattatatttatttaacgctctatatatgtaaattatagcAAGTAAGTTTGTATGTAATCACCTAGCGTTTATGTGtgaattaataaagatttatttgttgATTTGTTGCGCACGTAATTACGTTTACTTTTCCTTTGTTGTTTGttcgtgaaaaattaaaattctatttatcgcactgtttatttaataattaattttcctctaatttagttttatctcgcattatattctattatagctTATATAGCTTATGTTTGTACAAAATATTGTACGGTTTTCTAACGTTTTAATGTTTGTCGGcctaattgtattataaaacatgCTTGTACTGTTAAGTGCGCGTACAAAATCCTACcagacttttatattatatatacaactATTGTCTTGAAATTGTGACTTCTGAAATTGTAGAATCTTGAcaagttattatcattgtcaACGAATATTTgatgttattttttcattaatactGTTAAAGTGTCGttcaattttcataaatttcgaaACTGTGCTTTAGTGAGTGAATAAGCTATGGCTGAAAAATTGGCTTTCGACattaagaaaaaggaaaatgaaaattgatgatcatctttctttttcttgattttttaATGGTCGAGCTCTTTCCATCTTCACCCTTACATTTCTTTTCCGAAGTAAACATTTTGCATTGCTCAAGAAACGTAACGAAATCTTCCCTGAAGAGATGCTTATGAGAGATGCGCGTGTGCTCCGAGAATGAGAACGGAGGTGTAAATTGCATGCCGCCGTCAGCCTGTTTCGCACGTCAGCTGTCGTCGCGAATTGACAGGCAAAGTTAATTTTTCAGCAGCGGCGAGAGTAGCAGCGCACAACGCCCAGAGTCGCCGCCACCGTTGCTGAAGCTGGGACGCCCAgagtcgccgccgccgtcgctgaAGTTGGAACGGCCACGTTCGTTGAGCCTCTACTCCGAGGAGGAGCAGAAGCAGCGCAGCCTCGAGATGAATACCGTCCCGACGCCGGTAGTGCCCGACAATCAGACGAAGCCTTTCGTCCCCATCATGCTGGAAGCCGAGAAGACGGAGAAGAATGTGAAACCGTCGCCTTCATGCGCTCAGGAAGTCACCACCGGCGCCAATCAGCACGGGCACCTGGACCTCAAGTTTTACCACTCGCCCTTGTGGTGAAGCGACATCCTAGCTGACAGCTAGTCATCTTCTTCCCCCGTCAGCGGGGGGCGGGAAGAAGAACTGTCCGCTTCGGGACAGACCGGACCAATCTGAGTTGGCGCCAATCCCGGACGAATTCCATCTACTTCCTCCCATATCGATTATAGAGGAAGAACGAAGAGGGGATCTCAGTCGTTGACTCGGAATTAAGACGCTGCGGTCCGCGGAAGATCTTGAACTTGCGCGCCTTCACGCGCACCTGCGATCCGGTTAAACGAAAATTAAGCCAGAGTGTCTcaacgctctctctctctcctgacGCTGTTTTTGCTGTTGTGCACACTCATAGATGTAAAACGATATGTATTGCGGATAGTTCTAGATTATCCCGTTGTCGTGGGACCTCACTTAACGCGTACACGTAGCGTAAACCTCTTACGGCTTTTGCAGTCTTGTGCAGGTGCATCCTGATAGAAACGCATGGCAGTTAGTTTAGGGGaccctggagtcgtctgttttACCAAATGAAATTCATTCCAATCAAACTTTTTTTTGGTTGCACGAAACAACAAATTCTTTTCCACAATTACAATACACGTAAAAATGCGTGCCAATAGACtggactttatgttaaaaacggaaaaaatttTAGAGTAAAAAAGAACACAAGACTAGTTCCTtgataaagaatttttcattctcCGCAACCAATGAAAGgatctattaaaaaaactcaCTCATTCCGTCGGTgctacagacgactccaggatccctttAAGCATATTACATTAGAATTGGCACACTATGTAAGTAGAATGTGGAGATAGGTCCGTAGGCACAGGTCAGTAGGTACTTAACATTGTCAATCGAAGACTGTTCACCGTATCACCAAACAGACACAGCACAGCATACACGTCAAGCGTAAACGTCAAGATACTCATTCACGTTTCAGGATGTGCAATCCAAATAAGGGGACATTCTGCGGAGATTATAAGGACTATTACTATTAGAGAAACGGATCGCTATCAACGGTCTGCGTGGATAAATGTTTCGTTGGGCTATCAGTATTAAGTGTTACTCCGACTTATACAGATTGTTACCGGTCAATATGCAATACATACATTAAGCTCAGTAAAACAAAATAGGATACTTACAACTGTCGCGTCAGCCTCacgaaacttttgtataattcGTATTCGTAGAGAGAGCTATTCTAAAGTACATACAACAGGCTTATTATAAACGATATAGAGAGACagctaaaataatatatacacgcAGAAAGCAAGGATACGTAGCCTTGTcaacgagaaagaaataaatgcacgaggataaaaaaaggtaatattatttattcgtatgctacgctgcaaaaatattttatgacacTATGTTTCTTTTATACACTACGTCTTTTCATCCCTGTCGAGCTTTCACGTGCATAAATCGTGGTATAAATGTACGCTTATAtatcacataaaattataaaattctaccTAATTCGTCAAAAAGTCAAACAAACAAATACAAACgcaacaatttaataaaatattcattcttTGTGTATGAAGCAGTTCCAGCTGAACGGTCTTTTGCGCTAGCGATTGTCGTGACCAAAATAATCGCAGGAATCATCAAAATAATTAGCAAGGAAATCGACGATTCATCAAACGCGTACGAGTCTGTAAGAATCATCACGCAAACAGTGACTCGTCGTGTACGTACAAGTGGATTCATCATGGTCGAAGgataataatagtaacaaGAAGAAGACAATAACGTGGTGCATTCCCTGCGAAGCAACGATGCTCAAACATCGTACTCGGCTCCAGATATCTTTTCGTCGGTGAGCCACCAAACCAAACCGGTGCAGGTCTGCTGATCTAAATACATGTACCCTATTAAGAGACCCTCGAAGGTACCCAGGGCTATCCCAGCCAAGATGTCGAGTACGTGATGCCTCCTCATGAGAAGTTTGGACATGGACACCGAGAAGGACCATGCTAGCAACGGTGGCATGCATATCAAGGGAAGGGGCCACAGATTGAGGAAGAAATACACGATGAACGTTGCGCGTGAGGCATGCCCGGATGGGAAAGAGTCCTTCTTGGCAGAGGCGTCACCGTCATTGCTTGCAGGCCGTCTTCTCCTTGTTATT
Proteins encoded in this window:
- the LOC105282136 gene encoding phospholipid phosphatase 6 — encoded protein: METEKKREVPSTIRKVLAVDAYLTNAFVNWANQFLFLRQLKTHHKCLEISCNAIAWLATNLMLIWIFNNSNLYQMQVNLLIGLMLDIILVVVLKAITRRRRPASNDGDASAKKDSFPSGHASRATFIVYFFLNLWPLPLICMPPLLAWSFSVSMSKLLMRRHHVLDILAGIALGTFEGLLIGYMYLDQQTCTGLVWWLTDEKISGAEYDV